Within Eschrichtius robustus isolate mEscRob2 chromosome X, mEscRob2.pri, whole genome shotgun sequence, the genomic segment cctctaagagtttgatagtgtctggccttacatttaggtctttaatccattttgagtttatttttgtgtatggtgttaggaagtgttgtaatttcatacttttacatgtacctgtccagttttcccagcaccacttattgaagaggctgtcttttctccactgtgtatacttgcctcctttatcaaagataaggtgaccatatgtgcgtgggtttatctctgggttttctatcctgttccattgatctatgtttctgtttttgtgccagtatcgtactgtcttgattactgtagctttgtagtatagtgtgaagtcagggagcctgattcctccagctccatttttcgttctcaagactgctttggctattctgggtcttttgtgtttccatacaaattgtgaaattttgtgttctagttctgtgaaaagtgccagtggtagtttgatagggattgcattgaatctgtagattgctttggttagtagagtcattttcacaatgttgattcttccaatccaagaacatggtatatctctccatttatttgtatcatctttaatttctttcatcagtgtcttataattttcagcatacaggtcttttgtctccttaggtaggtttattcctagatattttattctttttgttgcaatggtaaatgggagtgttttcttaatttcactttcagatttttcatcattagtgtataggaatgcaagagatttctgtgcattaattttgtatcctgctacattaataaattcattgattagctctagtagttttctggtagcatctttaggattctctatgtatagtgtcatgtcatctgcaaacagtgacagctttacttcttcttttccgatttggattctttttgtttctttctcttctttgattgctgtggctaaaacttccaaaactatgttgaataatagtggtgagagtgggcaaccttgtcttgttcctgatcttagtggaaatggtttcaatttttcaccattgaggacgatgttggctgtgggtttgtcatatacggcctttattatgttcagaaaagttccctctttgcctactttctgcagggcttttatcataaatgggtgttgaattatgtcaaaagctttctctgcatctattgagatgatcatatggtttttctccgtcaattttttaatatggtgtatcacgttgattgatttgcgtatattgaagaatccttgcattcctggaataaaccccacttgatcatggtgtatgaaccttttaatgtgctgttggattctgtttgctagtattttgttgaggatttttgcatgtatgttcatcagtgatattggcctgtagttttctttctttgtgacatctttgtctgcttttggtatcaggatgatgctgGCATCGTAGaagagttggggagtgttcctccctctgcaatattttggaagagtttgagaaggacaggtgttagctcttctctaaaagtttgatagaattcgcttgtgaagccatctggtcctggccttttgtttgttggaagatttttaatcacagtttcaatttcagtgcttgtgactggtctgttcatattttctatttcttcctggttcagtctcagcaggttgtgcatttctaagaatttgtccatttcttccaggttgtccattttattggcatagagtttcttgtagtaatctctcatgatcgtttgtatttctgcagtgtcagttgttacttctcctttttcatttctaattctattgatttgggtcttctcccttttttacttgatgagtctggctaatggtttatcaattttatttatcttctcaaagaaccagcttttagttttattgatctttgctctcgtttcccttatttcttttccatttatttctgatctgatctttatgatttctttccgtctgctaactttggggttttttgttcttctttctctaattgctttaggtgaaacgttaggttgtttatttgagatgtttcctgtttcttgatgtaggcttccCTCTTTCTATCAGCTTGCTAAGTTCTTgctgtaaactttcctcttagaactgcttttgctgcatcccataggttttgggtcatcgtgtctccatggtcttttatttctaggtattttttgattttcccttttgtttgttcagtgatcacttggttattaagtagtgtattgtttagactccatgtgtttgtattttttacagatcttatcctgtaattgatatctggtctcatagtgttgtggtcagaaaagatacttgatacgatttcaattttcttaaatttaccaaggcttgatttgtgacccaatatatgatctatcctggagaatattccgtgagcacctgagaaaaatatgtattctgttgtttttgggtggaatgtcctataaatatcaattaaatccatcttgtttaatgtatcatttaaagcttttttccttatttattttcattttggatgatctgtccattggtgaaagtggggtgctaaagtccccttctatgattgtgttactgtcgatttctccttttatggctgttagcatttgccttatatattgatgtgctcctatgttgggtgcataaatatttacaattgtgatatcttcttcttggattgatcccttgaacattatgtaatgtccttctttgtctcttgtaatagtttttattttaacgtttattttgtctgatatgagaattgctactccagctttcttttgattaccatttgcatggaatacctttttctgtcccctcactttcagtctgtatgtgttcctaggtctgaagtggtctcttgtagacagcatatatatgggtcgtgtttttgtatccattcagccagtctgtgtcttttggttggagcatttaatccatttacatttaaggtaattatcgatgtgtgtgttcctattactattttcttaattgttttgggtttgttattgtaggtcttttccttctgttttgtttcctgcctagagaagctcctttagcatttcttgtcaagctggtttggtggtgctgaactctcttagttttgcttgtctttaaagcttttaatttctccatcaaatctgaatgagttccttgctgggtagaatattcttggttgtaggtttttctccttcatcactttaaatatgtcctgccactcccttctggcctgcagagtttctgctgaaagatcagctgttaaccttatggggattcgcttgtatgttatttgttggttttcccttgctgcttttaatattttgtctttcttttcaatttttgatagtttgattaatatgtgtcttggtgtgtttctccttcgatttatcctatatgggactctctgcgcttcctggacttgattgactatttccttttccatattagggaaattttcaactataatctcttcaaatattatctcagtccctttctttttctcttcttcttctgggacccctgtaattcgaatgttgatgcgtttaatgttgtcccagaggtctctaggactgtcctcagttcttttcattcttttttctttattgtgctctgctgttgctatttccactattttatcttccagatcacttatctgttcctctgcctcagttattctgctattaattacttctagagaattttaaatttcatttattttgttgttcatcctttgtttgttctttagttcttctaggtccgtgTTAAATATTTCTgcgttttctccattctatttccaagatttatgatcatctttactatcatttctctgaattctttttcaggtacactgcctatttacttctcatttgtttggtctgttgtgtttttcctttcaccttcatctgttgtctgtttctctgtcttctcattttgcttatcttactgtgtttggggtctccttttcaccgGCTGCAGATTTgtagttccttttgtttttggtgtctgccccagtggctaagtttggttctagtgtctgtgttctggtgaatgagactggatcttgtctttcttgtgggcagaaCCGCGTCCGGTGGTATGTTTtgagggtgtctgtgaccttgttaTGATTCTAGGTAGCtgctctgctaatgggtggggttgtgttcctgtcttactagttgtttggcatagggtgtccagcactgtaccttgctcgttgttgagtggagctgggtcttagcattgtgatggagatttctgggagagggtccccatttgatattacgtggggctgggaagtctctgggggaccaatatcctgaactcggctctccaNNNNNNNNNNNNNNNNNNNNNNNNNNNNNNNNNNNNNNNNNNNNNNNNNNNNNNNNNNNNNNNNNNNNNNNNNNNNNNNNNNNNNNNNNNNNNNNNNNNNNNNNNNNNNNNNNNNNNNNNNNNNNNNNNNNNNNNNNNNNNNNNNNNNNNNNNNNNNNNNNNNNNNNNNNNNNNNNNNNNNNNNNNNNNNNNNNNNNNNNCGATCACCCCGGCCGCACAAACCCCACACAGAGGATGATGTGGCTCAAggccagccctgccagcacccCGTCTCCTGTGGGAGAAGCTGCCTGGGAGCAAGGCTGTGCCCCCAGCAGAGACAGAGCCAGAGGTTTCTGTCCtcaacccctctcccctcccctcatatCAAACCCACGACACTCACCTGAGGGGACAGACACCCTGGGCATGACTTCTCCCTGGTTCAGGGCCAAGGGCTCTGAGTTTCCTGGATCTTGGGGGCCTCTGGTGTTGAGGTGGTCACTGCAGGCTTTTCCACCATGCATGCGTGGAAAAGATGTGCCTGGCCTGTGAGTTGGCAGCTGAAACAAGAATTTCTCACCGATTAGGActaaggatgtgtgtgtgtgtgtgtgtgtgtgtgtgtgtgagagagagagagagagagagagagacagagacagagacagagacagagagagagagagttgtgtGATTCGGGGCCGGGGTGAGGCAGGGAATTGGGAAGGGAATTGAAAGGCTGATCTCATTAGCACTTTCTACCTCAGTCAGCCTCAGGCCAGCAGGCACAGCTGATCTAGGGACAACACTGGGGCACTGAGaaagcccaggccccctgcaagGAAGGTCTGGGGAACAGCTAGGAAGTAGGATTCACGAAGCTGGGGAGTCTAAATACTATGGCtttttggggaaatttttaagGGATCCCCCGACACAATTCAGCTACCAGCCCTCCCTTCCATCACAGCCTGTCTCGCAGAGGAGGCTGGAAACAGGCCAAGGGTGGAGAACCGGGCCCAGCACACCCGAAGTGCTACCTTAATGTTTGTCCCTAGTAAAAGGAGCCCGATCTGGCATCCTAATGACCCAGTGACCGAGGGGCACCTAATGACGACCCCTGAGGGATGGACGGAGGCAGCATGGGTGAAGACGTGTGTCCTGGGGGCGGTtggagcggggtggggggcgaagagtggggagagaggagaagcaTGGCCTACTCACTTGGCCCTTTGCGGCTGGATCTCTCTTTGGGTCCTTATCTTCTCCCGCCACCGCCTCAGACTCCCTTGCCCGCCTGGCCACGGATTTCTTCCCAGCACCGGTGTGCTTGGACTGTTCATTTCCCGAAAGGACCAAGGTATGCCTCTTGGGTCTCCCAAGCAGCGGGATACCAGAGATTGGGGGCAAGGTGGCCGGTTCCAGGGGAGTTGCCGAGATTCGCTCTCCCCGGAAGGGAAGGTTCTCCCCAGGGCAAGTTTGGAGGCTTCCCCGAGTGATTTCTTCTCCTGGGCCCCCTTCTTCCTAGGAGTGACCCGCGGCAGGccacctgcagcagcagcagcagcagctgccgGGTAGCTGGGCCTGCTGCCCCCCTTCCCCCAGAGCACGCCCGGCATTTTCTTAGGGGAAGAGATGCCCTGCTCTCCCATGCCCTGTGTTTCCACAACCGAAGTTAATCCTCGAGGAGCCAAGGACAGGGAAGAGCCTGGCACGTGAAGGAAATTCTCCCTGTCTTGGAAAGTCGAGTGTCTGGGAGTGTCCCCGGGATCCTTGGGTCTGCTGGGCTCGGCCTGGCCTCCTCCTCTGGGGTAACTGCTCAACGTCATCAGCTCTGTCTCACTGAACTCATCTGAGGACTTGGGGTCGGACAGCAGCCAGGCCAGGCCTTCCTCGGGGAGCCGCTGGCGATCCGCAGCCACGTTCAACCTACGCTTAGGGCCTCTCTTAGGGTTCCCCCAGGCCCGCCCCGCTTCGGGCCCACCGAGGAGGAGAGGGCCGGCCGGAGCCGGCGGCGCTTCCCCACAGCTCTGGGCGGGCGCTCCTCGACCCCCGGGACCCGCCTCGAGGCCGGCCCACACGGCGGACACTTCGAAGGCGGCGCAGCTCTCCGGGGACGGGCGTCTGTGGACGCCCAGCACGTCCCAGTCGGCCAGCTGCCGCAGGATGCCCGCCGCAGACTCCTCGGCCAGGCCCAGGATGTCCCTCATGTCGCCAGCCGGGGAGCCAGGTCGGCCTTCGCTGCCCCACAGCACCGGCCCTCCCGCTTCCAGCATCTCCCGCTCCGACTGGAAGCCCTCGGGGTCCGGGAAGCCGCCCCCGCCCTCGCCGCTCCGCGGCTCCCTGGGCTCGGGGCCTGGGTCGGGACCCCGCGGGACTGCGGGGTCGGTCGGGCTGACGCCGGCCCGCTCCCCGCCCTCTGGGCCGAAAAGCGTTCCCCACACAGACAGCTTATCCGGGGAGCTCATGTCGCTACCCTGGCGGCGCCGGAAGCGGGGCGACGGTCGATGGCCCGAGTCACGGTCGCGGTCGCGGTCACGGCGGGCGAGGCGGGCGGCGCTCAGAGGGCAGCGGCAGCCACCTCTGGCGTCGCACGAGCTCGCCTCAAACGAAACAAAGCGCGGTTTTCAACGCACCTCCCACGCCCGCGCCGCGGCCTCCTCATTGGTCCGGGCCCGGCCAACCAGCGGGCGCCTTGTTCGCCTGCCGGCTCGAGGCCTAACCAATGGGTTCGAGGGCCTCTGATTTGCCCCCAAGCCCATGGGCGGTCCGGGCAGTGGGCTGGTGAAGGGGATGGTGGGAGTGCCTCCCTCTGTCAAGCCTCTCGGCCGGTCTCCTCCTGTCCCGCCTCCCCTTTCCGGTTAGAGTCAcagctctgagcctccgtttcccaTCTACACAGGGGGTCGGGGAGTGAGGGCGCCGGGCTCCAGGGATGGTGAGGATGAAACGTCAAGATGGAGGCGCTGGAAGCCTAGCACACGCCGAAAGCATTTGCGAGCCTCCCTTCCACCGCAAGCCTTAAGACCCAACAGGAGAATGGGCACAAGAGTCCCGCAGTCAGTAATCAGGCGTCAGCCAGAGAGCAAAGGGATCGTATTTTCCTTCTGTAAGGTCTCTGTCTCAACTGCTCCATCAAATGTGGCTCAGCAAACGTTATGGGCAGGCGGGTTTGGCGGACAGACTGGGGTTGGCCTCGCTCCATCAGCCCTTCGCCCGCTCTCAGGCAAATTCAAAGAAGAGGAAATCACAGTGGCCAGTTACACCCCAAAAGATGCTCCCCACCGCTGATCCTGGAGATGTGAACTAAAACCACGAATCGGGTTTCACACACTAGGTTGACAACCTTCAAAGAACTTAACCATTCCGAGGTTGGGAGAGTTTAGGAGCAAAGCCCTGTGGCGGTGGTGCAAGAGATCCATTTGGGAGGTAATCTGGCAGAATCCATTGAAAGCAACTTAGCGCCAGCACggactctgtgcctggcactcttCTAAGCGCTGGGCATAAATAGTAATGCATCCGCGTGACACGCCTAGAACTATAGTACCAACTATTACTGGCCTCTTACCGGTGAGGAAACAGTCACTGAGAGGTTCAGCCACTGGCCCAAGGTCATTCGGCTCGTGGGGATCAGCGGCAGGATTGAAACCAATCAATCTGCCTCCAGAGTCCTTGCTTTGAGCCCAAGatcttaaaactggaaggaaaaataaaagcgaTTTCCTCTATGTTCCGGCAAGTCCGCTGCCTGGTACTTCTTCCGGAGACACGCTGGTACCTGTGGTGtacaagaacacaggcacaagggtGTTGGTGATGGGAAAAACTGGGAACACTCCAAATTCCCGTCAGTATGGAAATGGATGAATGCAACGTGGCTTAGCATCCAGTAGCATAAAGCGTGGCAGTCCAAAGGAATGCATCAGGCCATTCTCACAGCTTTCGAAAGCATCCTCCTGACTTCAAACTGCAAGTTGCAGAATGATGGCATCAGATCCACATTAGTCAATGTTTTTAAATCCCAAATGAATCCTATCTAATGTTTGATAACCTTTGGGTGCATGTTTCAAGGTCTGAAAGACGGTTTTCACTAGATGTTAAAATGGTGGAATAGCTCCTCACAGGACCCAATAGGTTTATGGAACAAATTTGTGGCCTTGGATCTCCCCAGATTGGTTAGGGAGGTGTACAGTTGGTTTCCTTTAGACTCAATGTCACCTACAGGTAGCCTTGAAAACATATGCTGTCATTCTGCTTTCAATTTGGGCATGTTGGGTTCAATCAGTTTTCCAATGGTATGATCATTTGGCTGCaatatttattccttcatttggaatAGAAGATATCATTACTCATATAGAGGCTTTAACAAAATTCACCCAGCAAGCCTTAAATGATAGTAACCAAGCCATTTGTTTGCTCAGTTCAGAAATTTCCATGATGAGAAAAGCAGTCCTACAGAATTGCATAGCCCTCAATATTCTAAAAGCTTCCCAAGGGGGAGCTTATGCTATAATACATAGTGAATGTTGTGTTTTTATACCTGATGAGTCTTCTAATGCAACCCCCCCCCCCTTATGGTGCATCTGAAAAATCAGATTCCCACTCTGAATGATCCTCTTCCCAGTTTAAGGGAAATGCTAGGAAAATGGTTTGGTTCAAGAGGATATTGGCTTAAATCTTTACTAATGATATTGTTCCTCCTATTGCCAACTTTGATTACAGTTTGTGTGACTTATAAAGTtttagtttcttgttttttgcaCTGTGTATCACCTGCTCCTACTAAGATAATGATATCTAAACAACTGGAAACTACTGATCACATCTATAGTTCTCTATAAAATAATGGACATGCACAATGCACATGCAAGGTAAAATTGGTGCAAGTCCTATTGGACAACTTGGAATTGACCGTTATTCCTTGCCAGACATCTTACTAGTACCACcccctaaaaggaaagaaagaaccgGGCTATTAGGACCCAGCATCGAGGGACATGATGGACCCAAGGCAGGTGAAGAACCACCCTAGCATTTAGGTACCAAATACTTGATCACCTAATGCTTTCTATTGAAAGATTAATGATCAAAAGtggaattaatgaaataaaattattttcaggcaGGGCAAGAAAAAttgtaaacataaaattctctctctgccCATTTGAGCCACTAGCCCCTCCCCTTTAGTGTGATTTGTGTATCACATTATACATTAACTAGATCCCCTTAAAAGATACAGGAATGCCCacatgccaagaaaaaaaaaaaaaaaaaagaaagaaagaaggaaagaaaagaaatttcctTCTGGAACCAGCAAGGTAACTCCTTAAGAGATAACTTTCCTTTCTCAATCCTGTAATGGGCCATTAATACCCACTACTCGCCTTGTTGGACTATGTAAACTATTAATATGCTactttgtctcaaaaacttatataacgGTTTTATCTCCAATGggtggaacagtcctcagagttTTCTGAAGATTGTCTCCCATGTTATAGtcctcaggttggctcaaataaaaatttccatttttcttagattgactattgaTTAATCTTTTTGGACAACACAATGAAACCAAAagatggtttttttaaaaagataacaaatcACAAACCTTAGgcagactgaccaagaaaaaaaaaaagagattcctaaGGAATCACTAAAATCAAGACTGAAAAGGGAGACATCACCATTGAGcctattgaattttaaaaattataagaaaatagtatgaaaaaatttataccaacaaATTAGACACATATATGCAATGAAAAAATTTGTAGAGAGACACAAACTTCAAAACAGACTCAATAATAGACAGtcaattaaattaataattaaaaatcttcccacaatgaTGCTCCTGTCCAGATGGCATCACTGCtgaatgctatcaaacatttcAGATGGAAATAATAGCAACACTCCAgaaattcttccagaaaaaagaagaggaatgaaCACTTTCAAATTAGCTCTAGCAGGCCAATATTACTGTAGTGTGAGCctctgacagttttttttttaattgtaatgcAAGTGCCTGACATTAAGCTTCTGATTGCTGAGGCACCACTTCAAAGACAGCTatatcaaaaagaacaaattgcCAGCTACACGACTAGGTAAAGAGCCAGGCCACCACACCCCTGAAGTTTCCTTTGTTTTGGAGATCTCTGATTGACTTAGATAACTGACCCTTTGGCTGCTTGTTTTTCCCTTCTTGTGCTTTAATTCCCATTCTGTTTTGAATTCATCAATAAAGAGTGAATCTGAGAAACCCTAGGCCCCTCACTCTTGACCCCGATTAAAACATAACCCCAGGTCCCAGCTGTCTTTCTCCACCCACAACCTTTCTGTGTGGTCCAAGGCATGCCATGTACCCTCCAGGACTTGTGAGTAATAAACTTCGTCCTTTCAAAGGTTCCTGAAGGTTATTGCTGAGGTGCATCTTGCAATtataataagaaccacaagggctAGTTCAACCACAACATTGGTTCTGAAAGGGGAAATATCTGTGGGGGCTCGCCTTGGAGTCCAGGTGAGTGCCTCCAGGTATTTCTAGCTGACAGTATCACTATCGATTGGCTGAGACCAGCACAATTACCCTGATGcccaaaacacacaaagacatccaaaataaagaaaattgcaTACCAATCTTTCTCATGAATACAGATGAAATAACcctcaagaaaatattaacaaactgaattcagaaacatataaaaaggattatataccataaccaagtggaatttattctagaaatacaaggttggtttaacatctaaaaatcaatttatgtaatacactattttaaaagaagaaagcacTGAAACATTATCATATTAACTGACACAGAAAGAGCATGTGACAAAATTCGAccacctttcatgataaaaacaataaaaaactaggaatagaaagaaatttcTTCAGCATGATAAAGgatatctatgaaaaacctacagctaacatcatatttagtaGTGAAAGACTGCATACTTCTCCCCTAAAGTCAGCAACAAAGACATGCTCACTACTTTTATTCATTATTGCACTGGAAGTTCGAGCCAGTTCAAACAGGGAAGAAGAAGAACTAAAAGTCATCCAGataggaaataaaaaaggaaaatttttaattctcagatgacatgatttcatatgcagaaaatcctaaggaatccacaaaaATGGATCTAATGGTAGAACTAATAAAGAAGTTCAGCAGATCacagaatacaagattaatacataaaacaaattttattgctatatacatgtagcaaataatccaaaaatgaaaCTAAGGAACACTTAATTCTagttacaatagcatcaaaaagaataaaatgcttaggccTATATTTAACAAACCAAATGTAATACTTATGCACTGAGAAACACAAATTGATGtttgttgagagaaattaaagatgatctaaataaatggaaaggcattGCATGTTCATGGTTGTAAGACTCAATATTTATATggtaattctccccaaattgatatatagattcaattcaatctcTATCGAAATTTCAGCAGGctttctttgtaaaaattcacAGGCTGATCCAAAAATTCGtatggaaatgaaaaacaaaacaaaacaaaacaaaacagaatatccaaaactactttgaaaaagaacaaacctggaagacttccactttctgatttcaaaacttactataaaaatacagataatcaAGTTAGTGTAGTACTGACATagagatagatcaatggaacagaattgagagttcaGAATTAACGAACTCTCCTTATATTTATGGTCAATGATtttcaattcaatggggaaaggatagtcttttcaacacgtGGTGCTGGTACAACTGGATATCATGCAAAAATGCAAACTTAGAACCTTACTTCGCAGCACACACAAAACTGGTTGGCGGGCCCTGGACCAATGAGGAGGCTGCGGCGCGGGCGTGGGAGGCACGCTGAAAGCCTCGCGTCATTTCGTTTGAGGCGAGCTCGTGCGGCACCTGAGGTGGCTGCCGTTGCCCTCTGAGCGCCGCCCGCCTCGCCCGCCGTGACCGCGACCTCGACTCGGGCCATCGACCGTCGCCCCGGTTCCGGCGCCGCCAGGCTAGCGACATGAGCTCCCCCGAAGAGGTGTCTGTGTGGGGAACAGTTTTCGGGCCAGAGGGCGGGGAGCGGGCCGGCGTCAGCCCGACCGGTCCCGCAGTCCCGCGGGGACCCGACCCAGGCCCCGAGCCCGGGGAGCCGCGGAGCGGCGAGGGCGGGGGCGGCTTCCCGGACCCCGAGGGCTTCCAGTCGGAGCGGGAGATGCTGGAAGCGGGAGGGCCGGTGCTGCCCGGCCGCGAAGGCCGTCCTGGCTCCCCGGCTGACGACACGAGGGACCTCATGGAACTGGCCGAGGAGTCTGCGGCGGCCATCCTGCAGCAGCTTGCCGCCCGGGACGTGCTGGGCGTCCGCAGACACCCGTCCCCGGAGAGCTGCGCCGCCTTCGAAGTGTCCGCCGTGTGGGCTGGCCTCGAGGCGGGTCCCGGCGGTCGAGGAGCACCCGACCACAGCTGTGGGGAAGCGCCGCCGGCTCCGGCCGGCCTTCTCCACCTCGGGGGGCCCGAAGCGGGCCGGGCCTGGGGGAACCATAAGAGAGGCCGTAAGTGTAGGTTGAACGTGGCTGCGGATCGCCAGCGGCTCCCCGAGGAAGACCTGGCCTGGCTGCTGTCTGACCCCGAGTCCTCAGATGAGCTCAGTGAGACACAGCTGATGACGGTGAGCACTTACCCCAGAGGAGGAGGGCAGGCCGAGCCCAGCAGACCCGAGGCTCTTGGGGACACTCCCAGACACTCGATTTTCCAAGTCAGAGAGAATTTCCTTCACGTGCCAGGCTCTTCCCTGTCCTTGGCTCCGCGAGGACTCACTTCGGTTGTGGAAACGCAGGGCGTGGGAGAGCAGGGCATGTCTTCCCCTAGGAAAATGCGCAGCGTGCTCTGGAGGAAGGGGGGCAGCAGGCCCAGTTACCcgggagctgctgctgctgctgctgcaggtggCCTGCCGCGGGTCA encodes:
- the LOC137756332 gene encoding uncharacterized protein CXorf49 homolog; this encodes MSSPEEVSVWGTVFGPEGGERAGVSPTGPAVPRGPDPGPEPGEPRSGEGGGGFPDPEGFQSEREMLEAGGPVLPGREGRPGSPADDTRDLMELAEESAAAILQQLAARDVLGVRRHPSPESCAAFEVSAVWAGLEAGPGGRGAPDHSCGEAPPAPAGLLHLGGPEAGRAWGNHKRGRKCRLNVAADRQRLPEEDLAWLLSDPESSDELSETQLMTVSTYPRGGGQAEPSRPEALGDTPRHSIFQVRENFLHVPGSSLSLAPRGLTSVVETQGVGEQGMSSPRKMRSVLWRKGGSRPSYPGAAAAAAAGGLPRVTPRKKGAQEKKSLGGASKLALGRTFPSGGERILATPLEPATLPPISGIPLLGRSKRYTLVPSGTEHSKHTGAGKKSVARRARESEAVVGEDKDPKRDPAAKGQLPTYRPGTSFPCMHCGKACSDDLNTRGPQDPGNSEPLALNQGEVMPRVPVPSGDREPLDHPPRPERQQQTLGTPGCPWSLVLQRETDDFKEQLAAMQYLADKFQTL